From Paraburkholderia flava, a single genomic window includes:
- the glmS gene encoding glutamine--fructose-6-phosphate transaminase (isomerizing), producing the protein MCGIVGAAAQRNIVPVLVEGLRRLEYRGYDSCGVAVLANGEPRRARSVARVADLDEQVKDTHLEGVTGIAHTRWATHGAPVTDNAHPIFSRDALALVHNGIIENYESLRDMLRAKGYVFVSQTDTEVIAHLIHSVYQGDLFAAVKEAVQQLHGAYAIAVLHKDQPHTVVGARQGSPLVVGLGDGENFLASDALALAGSTERFIFLEEGDVCELTLDRVRIADRDGDDVQREVRQVAAYGGAVELGPYRHFMQKEIFEQPRAITDTIPQADAFDPSMFGEGAAQAFGEIDSLLILACGTSYYSGLTAKYWLESIAKIPTQVEIASEYRYRDSVPNPKALVVVISQSGETADTLAALKHAQGLGHRHTLSVCNVGTSAMVRLTELSFLTHAGREIGVASTKAFTTQLVGLFVLAATLGKLRGHVDAAQEADYIRQLRHLPAALNSVLALEPQIIAWSEEFSRKEHALFLGRGLHYPIALEGALKLKEISYIHAEAYPAGELKHGPLALVTEAMPVVTVAPNDALLEKLKSNIQEVRARGGELYVFADADTRIVNDEGLHVIRMPEHYGMLSPILHVVPLQLLAYHTACARGTDVDKPRNLAKSVTVE; encoded by the coding sequence ATGTGCGGAATCGTCGGCGCGGCAGCGCAACGTAACATCGTTCCCGTTCTCGTCGAAGGACTGCGTCGCCTCGAATACCGCGGCTACGATTCGTGCGGCGTCGCCGTGCTCGCGAACGGCGAACCGCGCCGCGCGCGCAGCGTCGCGCGCGTCGCCGATCTCGACGAGCAGGTGAAGGACACGCATCTCGAAGGCGTGACCGGCATCGCGCACACGCGCTGGGCGACGCACGGCGCGCCCGTCACCGACAACGCGCACCCGATCTTTTCACGCGACGCGCTCGCGCTCGTCCACAACGGCATCATCGAGAACTACGAGTCGCTGCGCGACATGCTGCGTGCTAAGGGCTACGTGTTCGTGTCGCAGACCGACACCGAAGTGATCGCGCATCTGATCCACAGCGTGTATCAAGGCGACCTGTTCGCAGCGGTGAAGGAGGCTGTGCAGCAACTGCACGGCGCGTATGCGATCGCCGTACTGCATAAGGACCAGCCGCATACCGTGGTCGGCGCGCGGCAGGGTTCGCCGCTGGTAGTGGGACTGGGCGACGGCGAGAACTTCCTCGCATCCGATGCGCTCGCGCTGGCCGGCAGCACCGAACGCTTCATCTTCCTGGAAGAAGGCGACGTCTGCGAACTGACGCTCGACCGCGTGCGTATCGCCGATCGCGACGGCGACGATGTGCAGCGCGAAGTGCGTCAGGTGGCCGCATACGGCGGCGCGGTCGAACTCGGACCGTACCGGCACTTCATGCAGAAGGAAATTTTCGAGCAACCGCGCGCGATCACCGACACGATTCCGCAAGCCGATGCATTCGACCCGTCGATGTTCGGCGAAGGCGCGGCGCAGGCATTCGGCGAAATCGACAGCCTGCTTATTCTTGCTTGCGGTACCAGCTACTACTCGGGGCTGACCGCGAAGTACTGGCTCGAATCGATTGCGAAGATTCCGACGCAGGTTGAGATCGCGAGCGAGTATCGCTACCGCGATTCGGTGCCGAACCCGAAGGCGCTCGTCGTCGTGATCTCGCAGTCGGGCGAAACCGCCGACACGCTCGCCGCGCTCAAGCATGCGCAGGGGTTGGGGCATCGGCATACGCTGTCGGTGTGCAACGTCGGCACAAGCGCGATGGTGCGGTTGACCGAACTCTCGTTCCTGACGCACGCCGGGCGTGAGATCGGCGTCGCATCGACGAAGGCGTTCACGACGCAACTGGTCGGCCTGTTCGTGCTTGCCGCGACGCTCGGCAAGCTGCGTGGCCATGTGGATGCTGCGCAGGAAGCGGACTATATCCGCCAGTTGCGTCACCTGCCGGCGGCGTTGAATAGCGTGCTGGCGCTGGAGCCGCAGATCATCGCGTGGTCGGAGGAGTTTTCGCGCAAGGAACATGCGCTGTTCCTCGGACGCGGGCTGCACTATCCGATCGCGCTCGAAGGCGCGTTGAAGCTCAAGGAAATCTCGTACATCCACGCGGAAGCTTATCCGGCTGGTGAGCTGAAGCATGGGCCGCTTGCGCTCGTCACCGAGGCGATGCCGGTCGTCACCGTCGCACCGAACGATGCGCTGCTCGAGAAACTGAAGTCGAACATCCAGGAAGTACGTGCGCGTGGCGGCGAGCTGTATGTGTTTGCCGATGCGGACACGCGCATCGTCAACGATGAAGGCTTGCATGTGATCCGGATGCCGGAGCACTACGGGATGCTGTCGCCGATTCTTCACGTCGTGCCGTTGCAGTTGCTGGCGTATCACACGGCTTGTGCGCGGGGGACGGATGTCGATAAGCCGCGGAATCTGGCGAAGTCGGTGACGGTGGAGTGA
- the glmU gene encoding bifunctional UDP-N-acetylglucosamine diphosphorylase/glucosamine-1-phosphate N-acetyltransferase GlmU: MNIVILAAGTGKRMRSSLPKVLHPLAGRPLLEHVIDTARTLDPTRLVVVVGHGADAVRAAVAAPDVQFATQEQQLGTGHAVQQALPLLDPTVPTLVLYGDVPLTRASTLKQFTDAVGQQGYGVLTVTLDDPSGYGRIVRDSYGRVVRIVEQKDATPEQQAIAEINTGIIAGPTAQLQGWLSSLKNDNSQGEFYLTDVVELAIEAGIDIVTTQPDDEWETLGVNSKQQLAELERVYQRNAADALLVAGVTLADPARIDVRGTLECGRDVSIDVNCVFEGHVVLGDDVTVGANCVIRDAKIGAGTRVDAFTHIEGAEVGAHAVLGPYARLRPGALLKDEAHVGNFVEVKNAVIGHGSKANHLTYIGDADVGARVNIGAGTITCNYDGANKHRTIIEDDVFVGSDTQLVAPVRVGRGVTIAAGTTVWKDVAPDQLVLNDKTQTSRSGYVRPTKKKR, translated from the coding sequence ATGAACATCGTGATTTTGGCGGCGGGCACCGGAAAGCGCATGCGTTCTTCGCTGCCCAAGGTGCTGCATCCTCTGGCCGGCCGGCCGCTTCTCGAACACGTCATCGATACCGCCCGCACGCTCGATCCGACCCGGCTCGTCGTCGTCGTCGGACATGGCGCCGATGCGGTGCGCGCCGCGGTTGCCGCGCCGGACGTGCAATTCGCCACCCAGGAACAGCAACTCGGCACCGGCCACGCGGTGCAGCAGGCGCTGCCGCTGCTCGATCCGACCGTGCCGACGCTCGTGCTGTATGGCGACGTGCCGCTCACGCGTGCGTCGACGCTCAAGCAATTCACCGATGCCGTCGGCCAGCAAGGCTACGGCGTGCTGACCGTCACGCTCGACGATCCCTCCGGCTACGGACGCATCGTGCGCGATTCGTACGGCCGCGTGGTGCGCATCGTCGAGCAGAAGGATGCGACGCCGGAACAGCAGGCCATCGCCGAGATCAACACCGGCATCATCGCCGGGCCGACCGCGCAGCTGCAGGGCTGGTTAAGCTCGCTCAAGAACGACAACTCGCAAGGCGAGTTCTATCTGACGGACGTCGTCGAGCTCGCGATCGAAGCGGGCATCGACATCGTCACGACGCAGCCCGACGACGAGTGGGAAACGCTCGGCGTGAACAGCAAACAGCAGCTCGCCGAACTCGAACGCGTGTATCAGCGCAATGCAGCCGACGCGCTGCTCGTCGCCGGCGTGACGCTCGCCGATCCGGCGCGGATCGACGTGCGCGGCACGCTCGAATGCGGCCGCGATGTATCGATCGACGTGAACTGCGTGTTCGAAGGCCACGTCGTGCTCGGCGACGACGTGACGGTCGGCGCGAACTGCGTGATCCGCGACGCGAAGATCGGCGCCGGCACGCGCGTCGACGCGTTCACGCACATCGAAGGCGCCGAAGTCGGCGCGCACGCGGTGCTCGGACCGTACGCGCGGCTGCGGCCCGGCGCGCTGCTGAAGGACGAGGCGCACGTCGGCAACTTCGTCGAAGTGAAGAACGCGGTCATCGGTCACGGCTCGAAGGCGAATCACCTGACGTATATCGGCGACGCCGACGTCGGTGCTCGGGTCAACATCGGCGCGGGCACGATCACGTGCAACTACGACGGCGCGAACAAGCACCGCACGATCATCGAAGACGACGTGTTCGTCGGCTCCGACACGCAGCTCGTCGCGCCCGTGCGCGTGGGTCGCGGCGTGACGATCGCGGCGGGCACGACCGTGTGGAAGGACGTCGCACCCGACCAGCTCGTACTGAACGACAAGACGCAGACAAGCCGCAGCGGCTACGTGCGCCCGACCAAAAAGAAACGCTGA
- the ttcA gene encoding tRNA 2-thiocytidine(32) synthetase TtcA, producing the protein MNAPEFDVATEVATEARPALTRREQKEAYENNKLFKRLARLVGQAVGDYNMIEEGDKVMVCLSGGKDSYAMLDVLLRLRERAPIHFDIVAVNLDQKQPGFPEHVLPEYLRALGIPFHIENQDTYSIVKRLVPEGKTTCSLCSRLRRGILYRVAGELGATKIALGHHRDDILQTLLLNLFYGGKLKGMPPKLQSDDGKNIVIRPLAYVKETDLEKYAALREFPIIPCTLCGSQPNLKRAEMKALIRDWDKRFPGRVENMFNALSNVVPSHLMDTGLFPFAGLRASGEADSQGDIAFDEDPCSTDATPDGFSANTKPISIVQFDDL; encoded by the coding sequence ATGAACGCGCCTGAATTCGACGTCGCCACCGAAGTTGCCACCGAAGCCCGCCCCGCGCTCACGCGCCGCGAGCAGAAAGAAGCGTACGAGAACAACAAGCTGTTCAAGCGGCTTGCGCGGCTCGTCGGCCAGGCGGTCGGCGACTACAACATGATCGAGGAAGGCGACAAGGTGATGGTGTGCCTGTCGGGCGGCAAGGACAGCTACGCGATGCTCGACGTGCTGCTGCGCCTGCGCGAACGCGCGCCGATCCACTTCGACATCGTCGCGGTGAATCTCGACCAGAAGCAGCCGGGTTTTCCGGAGCACGTGCTGCCCGAATATCTGCGCGCGCTCGGCATCCCGTTCCATATCGAGAACCAGGACACGTACAGCATCGTCAAGCGTCTGGTGCCCGAAGGCAAGACGACCTGCTCGCTGTGCTCGCGGCTGCGTCGCGGGATTCTGTACCGCGTCGCCGGCGAACTCGGCGCGACGAAGATCGCGCTCGGCCACCATCGCGACGACATCCTGCAGACGCTGCTGCTGAACCTGTTCTACGGCGGCAAGCTGAAGGGTATGCCGCCGAAGCTGCAATCGGACGACGGCAAGAACATCGTGATCCGGCCGCTCGCGTACGTGAAGGAAACCGATCTCGAGAAGTACGCGGCGCTGCGCGAGTTCCCGATCATCCCGTGCACCCTGTGCGGCAGCCAGCCGAACCTGAAGCGCGCGGAAATGAAGGCGCTGATCCGCGACTGGGACAAGCGTTTTCCGGGGCGCGTCGAGAACATGTTCAACGCGCTGTCGAACGTCGTGCCGTCGCATCTGATGGATACCGGGCTGTTTCCGTTCGCCGGTCTGCGCGCGAGCGGCGAGGCCGATTCGCAAGGTGACATCGCGTTTGACGAAGATCCGTGTTCGACCGACGCGACACCGGACGGTTTTTCCGCGAACACGAAGCCGATTTCGATCGTCCAGTTCGACGATCTGTAA
- a CDS encoding dihydroneopterin aldolase yields the protein MFAALSHPRLADCRRLFLRNYEVHINIGVHDFEKRGEQRVVINVDLFVPLALSTPVEDKLREVVDYDFMRSTIAHRVQQGHIHLQETLCDDLATALLAHPHVRAVQLSTEKPDVYPDCDAVGVEVFRIKED from the coding sequence ATGTTTGCCGCTCTTTCTCACCCCCGCCTTGCCGATTGCCGCCGGCTTTTCCTGCGCAATTACGAAGTGCACATCAACATCGGTGTGCACGATTTCGAAAAGCGCGGCGAACAGCGCGTGGTGATCAACGTCGATCTGTTCGTGCCGCTCGCGCTGTCGACGCCGGTCGAAGACAAGCTGCGCGAAGTCGTCGATTACGACTTCATGCGCTCGACGATCGCGCATCGCGTGCAGCAAGGGCACATCCATCTGCAGGAAACGCTGTGCGACGATCTCGCGACCGCACTGCTCGCGCATCCGCACGTGCGCGCAGTGCAACTGTCGACGGAAAAGCCGGACGTCTATCCGGACTGCGACGCGGTGGGCGTCGAAGTTTTCCGCATCAAGGAGGATTGA
- a CDS encoding SDR family oxidoreductase, giving the protein MTASSDLSPVSTPNGAARVVLITGGARRIGRALALGFAARGWDVAVHFDRSGDEAERTVAEIVALGRRAVALQADFAVEADVAGLLPACTAALGLPACIVNNASLFDEDTARDVGYERLLKLTAINVGAPLVLARMLFDATPDAALGDEKQRTTVINMLDQKLYNMNPDYLSYTLTKAALQAATVSLAQALAPKVRVVGLAPGLTLQSAGQTPEGFAAAHRATPLGRASRPEDIVAAALYLADASGVTGTTLVVDGGQHLLPLPHDVMFLTGA; this is encoded by the coding sequence ATGACCGCTTCTTCCGACCTTTCCCCCGTGAGCACGCCCAACGGCGCGGCCCGCGTCGTGCTGATCACCGGCGGTGCCCGCCGGATCGGTCGCGCGCTCGCGCTGGGCTTTGCCGCGCGGGGTTGGGATGTGGCGGTGCATTTCGACCGGTCGGGCGACGAGGCAGAACGTACCGTCGCCGAGATCGTCGCGCTGGGCCGCCGCGCGGTCGCGCTGCAGGCGGACTTCGCGGTCGAGGCGGACGTCGCCGGGCTGCTGCCGGCCTGCACGGCGGCGCTCGGGTTGCCCGCGTGCATCGTCAACAACGCGTCGCTGTTCGACGAGGACACCGCGCGGGACGTCGGCTACGAGCGTCTGCTGAAGCTCACGGCGATCAACGTCGGCGCACCGCTGGTGCTCGCGCGGATGCTGTTCGACGCGACGCCCGATGCCGCCCTCGGCGACGAGAAGCAGCGCACCACGGTCATCAACATGCTGGACCAGAAGCTGTACAACATGAACCCGGACTACCTGTCCTACACGCTGACCAAAGCTGCGCTGCAGGCGGCGACCGTGTCGCTCGCGCAGGCGCTGGCGCCGAAGGTGCGCGTGGTCGGGCTGGCGCCAGGGCTCACGCTGCAATCGGCGGGACAGACGCCGGAGGGCTTCGCCGCCGCGCATCGCGCGACGCCACTCGGCCGTGCGTCGCGGCCCGAGGACATCGTCGCGGCGGCGCTGTATCTCGCGGATGCGTCGGGTGTGACGGGCACGACGCTGGTCGTCGACGGCGGGCAGCATCTTCTGCCGCTACCGCACGACGTGATGTTTTTGACGGGCGCCTGA
- a CDS encoding class I SAM-dependent methyltransferase produces the protein MNPKAHEPDSLPAPGPTALAQSDALAEQIRAELDVAGGWLPFDRYMERALYAPGLGYYGGGSVKFGRRADDGSDFVTAPELSPLFAATLARPVAQALADSGTRDLMEFGAGTGKLAAGLLRALDAAQVPFDSYSIVDLSGELRARQRDTLDTLDAEVPGLSARVRWLDALPETFDGVVIGNEVLDAMPVKLFARANGVWHQRGVALKDGAFVFEDRPLDTAASTEDLALLQEIDATDGTDHDYVTETHGAARAFTRTVCTMLARGAAFFIDYGFPRSEYYHPQRAQGTLMCHYRHRAHGDPFVYPGLQDITAHVEFTGIADAGIETGAELIGYTSQARFLLNAGITEALSAIDPSDARQFLPAANAVQKLLSEAEMGELFKVIAFSRGIDGALDAFASGDRSHTL, from the coding sequence ATGAATCCGAAAGCTCACGAACCCGATAGTTTACCTGCTCCCGGCCCGACCGCGCTTGCGCAGTCCGACGCGCTGGCCGAGCAGATTCGCGCGGAACTGGACGTGGCCGGCGGCTGGCTGCCGTTCGATCGCTATATGGAACGCGCGCTGTACGCGCCGGGGCTCGGCTATTACGGCGGCGGCTCGGTCAAGTTCGGTCGACGCGCCGACGACGGCAGCGACTTCGTCACCGCCCCCGAACTGTCGCCGCTGTTCGCCGCGACGCTCGCGCGGCCGGTCGCGCAGGCGCTCGCGGACAGCGGCACGCGCGACCTGATGGAATTCGGCGCGGGCACCGGCAAGCTTGCCGCCGGCCTGCTGCGCGCGCTCGACGCCGCGCAGGTTCCGTTCGACAGCTACTCGATCGTCGATCTGTCCGGCGAACTGCGCGCGCGTCAGCGCGATACGCTCGACACACTCGACGCCGAAGTGCCCGGCCTCTCGGCACGCGTGCGCTGGCTCGACGCGCTGCCCGAGACATTCGACGGTGTCGTCATCGGCAACGAGGTGCTCGATGCGATGCCGGTGAAGCTGTTCGCACGGGCGAATGGCGTGTGGCATCAGCGCGGCGTCGCATTGAAGGACGGCGCGTTCGTCTTCGAAGACCGTCCACTAGACACCGCTGCTTCTACGGAAGATCTCGCACTGCTGCAAGAGATCGATGCCACCGACGGCACCGACCACGACTACGTCACCGAAACCCACGGCGCCGCACGCGCGTTCACACGCACCGTCTGCACGATGCTCGCGCGCGGCGCGGCGTTCTTCATCGATTATGGCTTTCCGCGCAGCGAGTATTACCACCCGCAACGCGCGCAGGGCACGCTGATGTGCCACTACCGGCATCGCGCGCATGGCGATCCATTCGTCTATCCGGGTCTGCAGGACATTACCGCACACGTCGAATTCACCGGCATCGCGGACGCAGGTATCGAGACGGGTGCCGAGCTGATCGGTTATACGTCGCAGGCGCGCTTTCTGTTGAACGCGGGCATCACCGAGGCGCTGTCCGCGATCGATCCATCCGATGCGCGACAGTTTCTGCCGGCTGCCAACGCGGTGCAGAAGCTGCTGTCCGAAGCGGAGATGGGCGAGCTGTTCAAGGTGATTGCGTTTTCGCGCGGCATCGACGGTGCGCTCGATGCATTCGCGAGCGGCGATCGCTCGCATACGTTGTAG
- a CDS encoding DUF2905 domain-containing protein: protein MIRWLLTTFIAVAILSGSWPWLRKIGIGRMPGDVTLRLFGREYPFPFMSTLVLTMALSLIARVL, encoded by the coding sequence ATGATCCGCTGGCTGCTGACCACCTTCATCGCCGTCGCGATCCTGTCGGGCTCGTGGCCGTGGCTGCGCAAGATCGGTATCGGCCGGATGCCGGGCGATGTCACGCTGCGGCTGTTCGGCCGCGAGTACCCGTTTCCGTTCATGTCGACGCTGGTGCTGACGATGGCGTTGTCGTTGATTGCGCGGGTGCTTTAG
- a CDS encoding multifunctional CCA addition/repair protein, giving the protein MNIYAVGGAIRDALLGVPVKDRDYVVVGATPEQMVAQKYKPVGKDFPVFLHPDTREEYALARTERKTAAGYHGFQFFYAPDVTLEQDLARRDLTVNAMAREVRPDGELTGPVIDPFGGEADLRARVFRHVGDAFLEDPVRILRVARFAARFADFTVAPETMALMRRMVTAGEVDALVPERVWQEVSRGLMEKRPSRMFEVLRECGALARILPEIDSLFGVPQGADYHPEVDTGVHVMMVVDHAAAQGYALPVRFAAVTHDLGKATTPADVLPRHIGHEGRSVDLLKPLCDRLRVPNECRDLAVLVAREHGNIHRVMEMGAAALVRLFERCDALRKPARFAEALQACEADARGRLGFEAREYPQAERLRIALIAARAVDAGAVAQSFADKPEQIKEAVHRARVSAVEAVL; this is encoded by the coding sequence ATGAATATCTACGCCGTAGGTGGAGCGATCCGCGACGCGCTGCTCGGCGTGCCGGTCAAGGATCGCGACTACGTGGTGGTTGGCGCGACGCCCGAACAGATGGTCGCGCAGAAGTACAAGCCGGTCGGCAAGGACTTTCCGGTGTTCCTGCATCCCGACACGCGCGAGGAATACGCGCTCGCGCGCACCGAGCGCAAGACGGCGGCGGGCTATCACGGCTTCCAGTTTTTCTACGCGCCCGACGTGACGCTCGAGCAGGATCTCGCGCGCCGCGATCTGACGGTCAACGCGATGGCCCGCGAAGTGCGACCCGATGGTGAACTCACCGGTCCGGTGATCGATCCGTTCGGCGGCGAGGCGGATCTGCGCGCGCGGGTGTTCCGGCATGTCGGCGACGCGTTTCTCGAAGATCCGGTGCGGATTCTGCGGGTCGCGCGCTTTGCCGCGCGCTTCGCCGACTTCACGGTCGCGCCGGAAACGATGGCGCTGATGCGCCGCATGGTGACCGCAGGCGAGGTCGACGCGCTGGTGCCCGAGCGTGTGTGGCAAGAGGTGTCGCGTGGGCTGATGGAAAAGCGGCCGTCGCGGATGTTCGAGGTGCTGCGCGAATGCGGCGCGCTCGCGCGCATCCTGCCGGAGATCGACAGCCTGTTCGGCGTGCCGCAGGGCGCCGACTATCACCCCGAGGTCGACACCGGCGTGCATGTGATGATGGTCGTCGATCACGCGGCCGCGCAGGGCTACGCGCTTCCCGTGCGGTTCGCGGCGGTCACGCACGATCTCGGCAAGGCGACCACGCCCGCCGACGTGCTGCCGCGTCATATCGGTCATGAAGGCCGTAGCGTCGATCTGCTGAAACCGCTGTGCGACCGGCTGCGCGTGCCGAACGAGTGCCGCGATCTCGCGGTGCTGGTCGCGCGCGAGCACGGCAACATTCATCGCGTGATGGAGATGGGCGCGGCGGCGCTGGTGCGGCTCTTCGAACGTTGCGACGCGCTGCGCAAGCCCGCGCGTTTCGCGGAGGCGCTGCAGGCGTGCGAGGCGGATGCGCGCGGCCGGTTAGGCTTCGAGGCGCGCGAGTATCCGCAGGCCGAGCGGCTGCGCATTGCGCTGATCGCGGCGCGTGCGGTTGATGCGGGCGCGGTTGCGCAGTCGTTCGCGGACAAGCCGGAGCAGATCAAGGAAGCGGTACATCGTGCGCGGGTGAGTGCGGTTGAGGCGGTGTTGTAG
- a CDS encoding glutathione S-transferase family protein, giving the protein MKLIIGDKNYSSWSMRPWVLLKHFDIPFEEVAIELREAGTKDAILAHSPSGKLPCLITDEGYSVWDSLAIAETLAERFPQHVLWPRAQEARCHARSISAEMHSGFVDLRSNMWMNIRASWPGKGATPGALADIARIDMLWSDCLKASGGPFLFGDFCIADAMYAPVVMRFNTWQPALSDAASAYARRVTESPAVRAWIDDARRETHRIPSEDVCE; this is encoded by the coding sequence ATGAAACTGATTATCGGTGACAAGAACTATTCGTCGTGGTCGATGCGTCCGTGGGTGCTGCTGAAGCACTTCGACATCCCGTTTGAAGAAGTCGCAATCGAACTGCGCGAAGCGGGCACGAAGGACGCGATCCTCGCGCATTCGCCGTCAGGCAAGCTGCCCTGCCTGATCACCGACGAAGGCTACTCGGTGTGGGATTCGCTCGCGATCGCCGAGACGCTCGCCGAGCGTTTTCCGCAGCACGTGCTGTGGCCGCGCGCGCAGGAGGCACGCTGTCACGCGCGCAGTATCAGCGCCGAGATGCATTCGGGGTTCGTCGATCTGCGCAGCAACATGTGGATGAACATCCGCGCATCGTGGCCGGGCAAGGGCGCGACGCCCGGCGCGCTCGCCGACATCGCGCGCATCGACATGCTGTGGAGCGATTGCCTGAAGGCCTCCGGCGGTCCGTTCCTGTTCGGCGATTTCTGCATCGCCGACGCGATGTACGCGCCGGTCGTGATGCGCTTCAACACGTGGCAGCCGGCGCTGTCCGACGCGGCGAGCGCGTACGCGCGGCGCGTTACCGAATCGCCGGCCGTGCGCGCCTGGATCGACGATGCGCGGCGCGAGACGCACCGCATCCCCAGCGAAGACGTCTGCGAATGA
- a CDS encoding complex I NDUFA9 subunit family protein — protein MRHQAIAVIGGSGFIGSHLVNALVEIGKDVRIATRRRSHASHLTLLPIDVIEADVYDPVQLASFLENADAVINLVGTLHGKRGDPYGPEFARTHVELPTKIAAACEGKGVHRLIHISAIGAASDGPSMYLRSKGDGEKAVHASSLATTVFRPSVVFGPEDALLNQFAFLQRVFPVIPLAKPDAKFQPVFVGDVAKAIVNVLDLDAASGRTYELGGPTVYTLEQLVRYCGDVIGRHAKIIRLPDALARLQALTFEMAPGEPVISRDNLDSMSVDNVLTGPLAPELDIDPASIETIAPVYLTGASMRSRFNAFRANAGR, from the coding sequence ATGCGACATCAAGCCATTGCGGTCATCGGCGGCTCCGGGTTTATCGGCAGCCATCTCGTCAACGCGCTGGTCGAGATCGGCAAGGACGTGCGCATCGCCACACGGCGCCGCTCTCATGCGAGCCATCTCACACTGCTCCCCATCGACGTCATCGAAGCCGATGTCTACGATCCCGTGCAACTCGCAAGCTTCCTCGAGAACGCCGACGCGGTGATCAACCTGGTCGGCACGTTGCACGGCAAGCGCGGCGATCCGTACGGTCCTGAGTTCGCGCGCACGCACGTCGAGCTGCCGACAAAAATCGCCGCCGCGTGCGAAGGCAAGGGCGTGCATCGGCTGATCCATATCAGCGCGATCGGTGCTGCGTCCGATGGTCCCAGCATGTACCTGCGCTCGAAAGGCGACGGCGAGAAAGCGGTGCATGCATCGTCGCTCGCGACGACCGTGTTCCGTCCGTCGGTCGTGTTCGGTCCCGAGGATGCGCTGCTCAACCAGTTCGCGTTCCTGCAGCGCGTGTTTCCGGTGATTCCGCTCGCGAAGCCCGATGCGAAGTTTCAGCCGGTGTTCGTCGGCGATGTGGCGAAGGCGATCGTCAACGTGCTCGATCTCGATGCCGCGAGCGGCCGCACATACGAACTCGGTGGCCCGACCGTCTATACGCTCGAACAGCTGGTCCGGTATTGCGGCGACGTGATCGGCCGGCATGCGAAGATCATCCGGCTGCCCGACGCGCTCGCGCGGCTACAGGCGCTGACATTCGAAATGGCGCCCGGCGAGCCGGTCATCTCGCGCGACAATCTCGACTCGATGAGCGTCGATAACGTGCTGACCGGACCGCTCGCACCGGAACTCGATATCGACCCGGCCAGTATCGAGACCATCGCGCCTGTATATTTAACCGGCGCGTCGATGCGCTCGCGCTTCAACGCGTTCCGCGCGAACGCGGGGCGTTGA